ACCCttcctattttatttctacatttttaaatgttcgaAACCCTTTAAAGTTAGTTAATCTTCAAATGAACCGTTAAAACTAAGCCGTAAGGAACATTAAACTCTTCTTTTGTCTTTCAGTTCATAGGAggacattctaaaataaaattttaataagcttaccataatgaaaaataaataaaaattagttgacTTTGTTTTATTTCGGTAAGATACCattctaaatacataaataggccttctatttcaaataattttagatttatttttaaaaataggtaggggtttttaacattttttgcatTTTGGTTTATCATAGAGAATGTTGCAgaattttgtttgtgtatttttggtaCAGTGGTCATAAAGGAGGGatgttgtagttaaaataattaacattaaaattggcTGTTTTTCAGCACCAGTGGAGGAGGAATGGGTTATATTTGGCATTTTGTCGTCATATTCTTGTTGTCAGTAATAGAATACATTTGAAGGTCGTTCTATGTTAAACAAATCATTCTCTTTGTTAAATAAACTCAAAGACGGTCGCTTCTGTTTTAAATGCAAAACTCCAGATGATTCCTTTTTTCCTAAAACAACACAACTTCTAGTTCTTCTTTTTCACATAGTCTCAGAAAGCCAATCTTAAGTGCAtgtcaataaattaaaagaaaactgtcATCTATTGGTCATATTATTATCCTACAGTACTGTAACTGATAAGGATATCAATAAAATCAACTCCATCCATTCATCTGTTATAGATGTGGCAATTGCTTCTGAGACATTTGATGTTTGAACTACAGCTTGTAATTTCCTCTCAAGtcttttcaatgtattttatggTTGACCACTCTCAAATGTCTTTGTTGAAGTTATGAATGTCTTTATGAAGTCCTTTTTACGACTCTTTTGATTTACTATGCCATCAATTTCAACTTTTCTTGAATGAGCCCCTTCCCATTTTCTTCATCTCCTTGTCAGCTAGgctatgaaaaatatatgaacaagaggtgattgatttaataaaattttgccTTAAAGCAGGAATTCTCATGcttactatttcaaaataaatatttgaatatatttaccTATGtgtcttttatttcaaaatcaatatcaGAGCTATGAATTATGAAAATGttgattgtaaaatttttatattacatggtCAGTAATATCATATCataataatatcagtaatatcataataaatatacaaataaaattgtctgAAAGTGGTATGTccatgaatttattttttcagagAGTAAGCTTTAGGTTTTATTCTCAAAAGATTACAACCATGGTCATCAGTTTGGGATAcataaagttaaatttcaattcatctcTAGACAATTTATCAGCCATTTCATCAATTCTTATAGAATTTTACGCTCTTCACCAATTTTTcagtctaaataaaataaaataaaatcaaatgacTATTTGTATCATATACGTATATAAtgtacaaaagggcgaatttagggccataaggccttGTCTTACAATTATACTtgtcaagtaaaataaaactactacggtacattaaaaaaaaaaaaaaaaaaaaaaattatataataaaggtctcTTTAAGAATTTAATACGAATTCAAagtacacatacattcatacCGTACATTCATTAGCACCCCATCTGTCCTCCAAGACCTACCCGAACTAACCCATCGCTGACATTGCTTCTAGCAATTgagctttcagtaaggctgcaaacctactgacttaatatggttaggaagtGAATTCCATGCTTGGCAAGCAGTAATGACAAATGATTTATTGTAAGTTGTGGTTCGGTGGCAAGGAATAAGAAGCATTGATGAGGtcattcttgtctctcttgcgcttGTTTCAGTGATTAATTTGAATTGGTCAGCCAGAACAGGCTCTccagagttaagactagaatacaccattttcagaatttttaatagtcttgtatcggccaattttagaatagaatattgaatataaatatgcgTTGTCATATGATTGTCACGTCTTAGATAAAATACTTCTAGGTGTACTTTAAAGATTGAGACATCATACataaaatctttgaaattatGTAGTAAACTTCAAACATGgaagaaatttcaaaatgttgcTTCATTTGTTTCAGAAACCGGTGCCACTGAGGATGGAGTGTGGAGTGCTGCGAGGTGGGGGCGGTGGGGATGTCGAGGAGAGGCGAAGTCCTGCCAAGACCGGTCTGCACGTGAACTTCATAGAGAAGGGAGAAGTGAAGGAGAGGCGGGAGAAGTTCCTGACAGCTAAATACGGCAGCCACCAGATGTCGCTCATCAGGAAGCGGCTAGCTGTGGAAATGTGGTTGTATGACGAGCTGCAGAAGCTGTATGAATCATCGTCAAACACAGTGAgtacaca
This Homalodisca vitripennis isolate AUS2020 chromosome 3, UT_GWSS_2.1, whole genome shotgun sequence DNA region includes the following protein-coding sequences:
- the LOC124356576 gene encoding protein phosphatase 1 regulatory subunit 14C, whose amino-acid sequence is MTTTKLRRPGLPAYLGLYSCKKPVPLRMECGVLRGGGGGDVEERRSPAKTGLHVNFIEKGEVKERREKFLTAKYGSHQMSLIRKRLAVEMWLYDELQKLYESSSNTDKDSKNREVEVDIDELLDMDNDDQRRRHLQELLVDAKKSAHDVKKFVDDLLERTKTL